The following coding sequences are from one Thermostaphylospora chromogena window:
- a CDS encoding flavin-containing monooxygenase produces the protein MSVSEQDVLTASRTVPSAVDVVIVGAGFSGMYMLHRIRGLNLSAIVFEAGSDVGGTWYWNRYPGARVDVESLAYSYSFSEELEQEYEWQERYPAQPEILRYARHVAERFDLRRDIRFDTRVTAATYDEKARRWLVRTGRGDAVTARFLVMATGCVSVPKLPEIPGVDRFGGVSYHTANWPHEGVDFTGLRVGVIGTGASGVGAIPVIAEQAADLTVFQRTPAYSFPARNRRLRPDEIADMKANYRAFRKAQRESGFGVPIAVPTRSALEVSPEEREAAYERAWAEGGLYSLMNTYTDLYTSQAANDTVKRFIHRKIREIVKDPRTAADLCPDYPVGTKRPCLDTGYYETYNRENVHLVNLRRTPIVEVTERGIRTSDREHVLDAIVYATGFDAMTGALTNVDIRGRGGVSLKESWRDGPRTYLGIGTAGFPNMFMITGPGSPSVLTNMIVSIEQHVEWVADAIAYLQSRGLATIEATRQAQDTWVDHVNLVAGYTLFPKTDSWYTGANVPGKPRVFMPYAAGFNRYRKRCDEVAARGYTGFTLSA, from the coding sequence TTGTCCGTTTCCGAGCAGGACGTGCTCACCGCCTCCCGCACGGTCCCTTCCGCCGTCGACGTCGTCATCGTCGGCGCCGGCTTCTCGGGCATGTACATGCTGCACCGGATTCGCGGGTTGAACCTGTCCGCGATCGTGTTCGAAGCCGGCTCCGACGTCGGCGGCACCTGGTATTGGAACCGCTATCCCGGCGCACGGGTGGACGTGGAGAGCCTGGCGTACTCGTACTCGTTCTCCGAGGAGCTCGAGCAGGAGTACGAGTGGCAGGAGCGCTACCCGGCCCAGCCGGAGATCCTGCGATACGCGCGGCATGTCGCCGAGCGGTTTGACCTGCGCCGGGACATCCGCTTCGACACCCGCGTCACCGCCGCGACGTACGACGAAAAGGCCCGGAGGTGGCTGGTGCGCACCGGGCGCGGGGACGCGGTCACCGCCCGTTTCCTCGTCATGGCCACCGGATGCGTGTCGGTGCCGAAGCTGCCGGAGATCCCCGGCGTGGACCGGTTCGGCGGCGTCTCCTACCACACCGCGAACTGGCCGCACGAGGGCGTGGACTTCACCGGACTCCGGGTGGGCGTCATCGGCACCGGGGCTTCGGGCGTGGGGGCGATCCCCGTCATCGCCGAGCAGGCCGCCGATCTCACCGTCTTCCAGCGCACCCCCGCCTACAGCTTCCCGGCCCGCAACCGTCGGCTGCGCCCGGACGAGATCGCCGACATGAAGGCGAACTACCGGGCGTTCCGTAAGGCCCAGCGGGAGTCCGGTTTCGGGGTGCCCATCGCGGTTCCCACCCGGTCGGCCCTCGAGGTCTCCCCGGAGGAGCGCGAGGCCGCCTACGAGCGGGCATGGGCGGAGGGCGGCTTGTACAGCCTGATGAACACCTACACCGACCTCTACACCTCGCAGGCGGCCAACGACACCGTGAAGCGGTTCATCCACCGCAAGATCCGCGAAATCGTGAAAGACCCGCGGACGGCGGCCGATCTGTGCCCCGACTACCCCGTCGGCACCAAACGCCCCTGCCTGGACACCGGCTACTACGAGACGTACAACCGGGAGAACGTGCACCTGGTCAATCTGCGGCGCACCCCGATCGTGGAGGTCACCGAGAGGGGCATCCGCACCTCCGACCGGGAGCACGTGCTCGACGCGATCGTGTACGCCACCGGATTCGACGCGATGACCGGGGCGTTGACGAACGTCGACATCCGGGGCCGGGGCGGAGTGTCGCTCAAGGAGAGCTGGCGGGACGGACCCCGCACGTACCTCGGCATCGGCACGGCCGGCTTCCCGAACATGTTCATGATCACCGGTCCGGGCAGCCCGTCGGTGCTCACGAACATGATCGTCTCGATCGAGCAGCACGTCGAGTGGGTGGCCGACGCGATCGCCTATCTGCAGAGCCGGGGCCTGGCCACCATCGAGGCGACCCGGCAGGCCCAGGACACCTGGGTCGACCACGTCAACCTCGTCGCCGGCTACACGCTCTTCCCCAAGACGGACTCCTGGTACACGGGGGCCAACGTGCCGGGCAAACCGCGGGTCTTCATGCCGTACGCCGCTGGTTTCAACCGGTATCGCAAGAGATGCGATGAGGTCGCCGCCCGGGGCTACACCGGCTTCACCCTCTCCGCGTGA
- a CDS encoding thioesterase II family protein — MTADPGLWLRRFHDGPGEGPRLVLFPHAGGSASYFNGLSRLLAPALDVVAVQYPGRQDRRAEPGILDIRVLADRVTEVLTATAETGRPYALFGHSMGASVAFEVALRLERRGLPAVRLFASGRRAPGRRRPELPGGYGDESLLAELRLLSGTDARLLDDEDVVQMILPALRADYQAIGAYEWRPGDVLACPVTAIVGTEDPRVGEDDARAWAEYTTGSFELVHFPGGHFYLAEHGEEVAKIVVDRLT; from the coding sequence ATGACCGCCGACCCCGGTCTGTGGCTGCGCCGCTTCCACGACGGTCCCGGCGAAGGCCCCCGCCTGGTGCTGTTCCCGCACGCCGGCGGGTCGGCGAGCTACTTCAACGGCCTGTCGAGGCTGCTGGCGCCCGCGCTGGACGTGGTCGCCGTGCAGTATCCCGGGCGGCAGGACAGACGCGCGGAGCCCGGCATCCTGGACATCCGGGTGCTCGCCGACCGCGTCACGGAGGTGCTGACCGCCACGGCGGAGACCGGACGGCCGTACGCGCTGTTCGGGCACAGCATGGGGGCGAGCGTCGCCTTCGAGGTCGCGCTGCGGCTGGAGCGGCGGGGCCTGCCCGCGGTCAGGCTGTTCGCCTCCGGCCGCCGCGCGCCCGGCAGGCGCCGGCCGGAGCTGCCGGGCGGCTACGGAGACGAGTCCCTGCTCGCCGAGCTGCGTCTGCTCAGCGGCACCGACGCACGCCTGCTCGACGACGAGGACGTGGTGCAGATGATCCTGCCCGCGCTCCGCGCCGACTACCAGGCCATCGGCGCGTACGAGTGGCGGCCGGGCGACGTGCTCGCCTGCCCGGTCACCGCGATCGTCGGCACCGAGGACCCCCGGGTCGGAGAGGACGACGCCCGCGCCTGGGCCGAGTACACCACCGGCTCATTCGAGCTGGTCCACTTCCCCGGCGGCCACTTCTACCTGGCCGAACACGGCGAGGAGGTGGCCAAGATCGTCGTGGACCGCCTGACGTGA
- a CDS encoding cytochrome P450 has translation MTDQQLPPVLGGFDLSDQERFAEGFPHHVFTRLRQEAPVFFHPPGRTADGEGFWVLSRYADIKAAAADPAFSSQGGGGRAGGGTHIDDLAPGVHAGTMLNMMDDPRHRAIRDAVSPSVGAEALAAMEPELRAVAENLVAQAVERGEGDLMVDIAGPFAITTALMLLGVPRRDWPKLRAWADVSMGFDDREAGVDTERSQMSRLALYQYGTGVLKARAAGEPGRDLLSLVAHAELPPGERPMSAYEREVFFNLILGAGSEPPRNAIAHGLLALAEHPDQWKALREDRSLIPGAVEEMLRWSSPTPYNRRTATRDIEVGGKLIKAGEKVTFWWASANRDESVFTDPHTFDIRRDPNPHLAFGFGTHDCMGAALGRLELRLILEALLDRVGELRTTGPVRWARSNKHTVILNMPVAYGDVTPVAAPPLPEQPPSSLPDNPGVYIITQLLPFNPFDPAFRADPYPVYRKIAEAGPVTRTPGGTVVVTGHREVTAALRDPLIGWGDGQSVSEHFGRDPEGRPVRQFIFMDPPDHTRLRSLVSKAFTARAVERLRPRAAEIAARLVADAGTSFDLMDAVAHPLPALLLGELMGVPDENLDRFRAWSAAIGRGLDPDFVLTRDQVAQRQGARELFNQYFTELAAQRRAEPADDLISALVAVEQEGDRLTETELVTTCTLLISAGYALTVHLIGNSMLALLRNPDQLAWLRANPDRLAQAVEELIRYDSPAQVISRVVLQDTVIGDTPVRAGEALLLVLAAANRDPAAYDEPDRLDLARSSGTRHVGFGHGIHFCLGAPLARLAAQAALSELVSLDLEIADPGPRPTEGMVIRGLSSLPVTVRGRAA, from the coding sequence ATGACCGATCAGCAACTTCCTCCCGTACTTGGCGGTTTCGATCTATCAGATCAGGAGCGTTTCGCCGAGGGCTTCCCGCACCACGTCTTCACCCGGCTGCGCCAGGAGGCGCCGGTCTTCTTCCATCCGCCGGGCCGCACCGCCGACGGCGAGGGCTTCTGGGTGCTCAGCCGCTACGCGGACATCAAGGCCGCGGCCGCCGACCCGGCGTTCTCCTCCCAGGGCGGCGGCGGGCGGGCCGGCGGCGGCACGCACATCGACGACCTGGCCCCCGGCGTGCACGCCGGGACCATGCTGAACATGATGGACGACCCCCGGCACCGGGCCATCCGGGACGCCGTCAGCCCCTCGGTCGGCGCAGAGGCGCTGGCCGCCATGGAGCCGGAGCTGCGGGCCGTCGCGGAGAACCTGGTGGCCCAGGCCGTCGAGCGCGGCGAAGGCGACCTGATGGTGGACATCGCCGGGCCGTTCGCGATCACGACCGCGCTGATGCTGCTCGGCGTGCCCCGCCGGGACTGGCCCAAGCTGCGCGCCTGGGCCGACGTCAGCATGGGCTTCGACGACCGCGAGGCGGGCGTGGACACCGAACGCTCGCAGATGTCGCGCCTGGCGCTCTACCAGTACGGCACCGGCGTGCTCAAGGCGCGCGCCGCCGGCGAGCCCGGCCGCGACCTGCTCTCGCTGGTCGCCCACGCCGAGCTGCCGCCGGGCGAGCGGCCGATGTCGGCGTACGAGCGGGAGGTGTTCTTCAACCTGATCCTCGGCGCCGGCTCCGAGCCGCCGCGCAACGCGATCGCGCACGGCCTGCTCGCGCTGGCCGAGCACCCCGACCAGTGGAAGGCGCTGCGCGAGGACCGCTCGCTGATCCCCGGCGCGGTCGAGGAGATGCTGCGCTGGTCGTCCCCCACCCCCTACAACCGGCGCACCGCCACCCGGGACATCGAGGTGGGCGGCAAGCTGATCAAAGCCGGGGAGAAGGTCACGTTCTGGTGGGCCTCGGCCAACCGGGACGAGAGCGTCTTCACCGACCCGCACACCTTCGACATCCGCCGCGACCCCAACCCGCACCTGGCGTTCGGGTTCGGCACCCACGACTGCATGGGCGCCGCCCTCGGCCGGTTGGAGCTGCGGCTCATCCTGGAGGCGCTGCTGGACCGGGTCGGCGAGCTGCGCACGACCGGGCCCGTGCGGTGGGCGCGGAGCAACAAGCACACCGTCATCCTGAACATGCCGGTCGCCTACGGCGACGTCACCCCGGTCGCCGCGCCTCCGCTGCCCGAACAGCCGCCGTCCAGCCTCCCGGACAACCCGGGCGTGTACATCATCACCCAGCTGCTGCCGTTCAACCCGTTCGACCCCGCATTCCGGGCCGACCCCTACCCCGTGTACCGCAAGATCGCCGAGGCCGGGCCGGTCACCCGTACGCCCGGCGGCACGGTCGTGGTGACCGGGCATCGCGAGGTCACCGCGGCACTGCGCGACCCCCTGATCGGATGGGGCGACGGGCAGTCGGTGTCGGAGCACTTCGGCCGCGACCCCGAAGGCAGGCCGGTCCGGCAGTTCATCTTCATGGACCCGCCCGACCACACGCGCCTGCGTTCGCTGGTGAGCAAGGCGTTCACCGCCCGCGCCGTCGAGCGGCTGCGCCCGCGCGCCGCCGAGATCGCCGCACGGCTGGTGGCCGACGCGGGGACCTCCTTCGACCTGATGGACGCCGTGGCCCACCCCCTGCCCGCGCTGCTGCTGGGTGAGCTGATGGGGGTGCCGGACGAGAATCTGGACCGCTTCCGCGCCTGGTCCGCCGCGATCGGCCGCGGCCTGGACCCGGACTTCGTGCTCACCAGGGACCAGGTCGCACAGCGCCAGGGCGCGCGCGAGCTGTTCAACCAGTACTTCACCGAACTGGCGGCGCAGCGGCGCGCCGAGCCCGCCGACGACCTGATCAGCGCGCTGGTCGCGGTGGAGCAGGAGGGCGACCGGCTCACCGAGACCGAGCTGGTGACCACCTGCACCCTGTTGATCTCCGCGGGCTACGCGCTGACCGTGCACCTGATCGGCAACAGCATGCTCGCCCTGCTCCGCAACCCCGACCAGCTCGCCTGGCTGCGCGCCAACCCCGACCGGCTGGCCCAGGCCGTGGAGGAGCTGATCCGCTACGACTCGCCGGCCCAGGTGATCTCCCGCGTGGTGCTCCAGGACACCGTGATCGGCGACACACCCGTGCGCGCGGGAGAGGCGCTGCTGCTCGTCCTCGCCGCCGCCAACCGCGACCCGGCGGCGTACGACGAGCCCGATCGCCTCGACCTCGCCCGGTCGTCCGGCACCCGCCACGTCGGCTTCGGGCACGGCATCCACTTCTGCCTCGGCGCCCCGCTGGCGCGCCTCGCCGCCCAGGCGGCGCTGAGCGAACTGGTGTCCCTGGACCTGGAGATCGCCGATCCGGGTCCGCGGCCCACCGAGGGCATGGTCATCCGCGGGCTGTCCTCGCTGCCGGTGACCGTGCGCGGGAGAGCCGCATGA
- a CDS encoding beta-galactosidase — protein sequence MRRLDIPRHIPPPMEGHLRLGDPPHLPDAIAVNSRYVSRGGGPWFPIMGEFHYGRYPAAEWREELLKVRAGGVTVVATYVFWNLHEERRGVFDWSGDRDLRRFVTVCGELGLDVVVRIGPWVHGESRNGGFPDWVLEVDCVPRTDDPRYLELVRPLFEQIGARLAGLTRRHGGPVVAVQVENELYDQPGHLVTLKRMAQAAGIDAPLWTATGWGNAQLPPDEVIPLFGGYPEAAWDAACDGWPQQSRAHYFFGPGRDDDSIGADLRTTEAAGSDEGHLARYPFATCELGGGMYISYHRRPIVKAPDVAALALVKLGSGSVWQGYYMYHGASQKIGELSTLQESHATGYPNDCPVINYDFQAPLGEYGQFRDSYRHLRLQHLWLASDGPDLATMTLVMPPDAPGDTADRETLRWCVRSDGRSGFLFVNNHQPVETLPAHENVRFAVELDGREIVVPREPVTVPSGAYFAWPLARPVGGGVLLSATAQPMGVLDADEPVHVFCQTAGIPVELVFDAATVTEVEGPATVEHHGDRILVTDLAPGLECLLRIRDASGARAAVLVLDAARALTATAGRLWGAHRLVLSERPAVIEEDRLVVYGQGLSDVRIFPPPASAARTDGVFGLLPAPTPAGHVPEVKVEQVRQAGPARRPVIDPASGRASAPTDADFDQAAVYRVTVPEEAFTGEEEVLLRVDWTGDAGRAYVGGRLVADQFWYGPAWEIGLRRFREEVLRHGIELRLLPLSEDAPVFISPEARPAAYPGGSVLELRSISLVPVPRTVIVEDGR from the coding sequence GTGCGACGACTCGACATCCCGCGCCACATTCCGCCACCGATGGAAGGTCACCTGCGGCTGGGCGATCCCCCTCACCTCCCCGACGCGATCGCCGTGAACTCCCGGTACGTGAGCCGAGGGGGCGGACCGTGGTTCCCGATCATGGGGGAGTTCCACTACGGCCGCTACCCGGCGGCCGAGTGGCGGGAGGAGCTGCTGAAGGTGCGGGCGGGCGGGGTGACGGTCGTCGCCACGTACGTCTTCTGGAACCTGCACGAGGAGCGGCGCGGCGTATTCGACTGGAGCGGCGATCGCGACCTGCGCCGTTTCGTGACCGTCTGCGGCGAGCTGGGGCTCGATGTGGTGGTGCGGATCGGGCCGTGGGTGCACGGGGAGTCGCGCAACGGCGGCTTCCCGGACTGGGTGCTGGAGGTCGACTGCGTGCCGCGCACCGACGACCCCCGATACCTCGAACTGGTCCGGCCGCTGTTCGAGCAGATCGGCGCCCGGCTCGCCGGCCTGACCCGCAGGCACGGGGGTCCGGTGGTGGCGGTGCAGGTGGAGAACGAGCTGTACGACCAGCCGGGTCATCTCGTCACGCTGAAACGCATGGCCCAGGCGGCGGGCATCGACGCGCCGCTGTGGACGGCGACCGGGTGGGGGAACGCGCAGTTGCCGCCGGACGAGGTGATCCCGCTGTTCGGCGGGTATCCGGAGGCCGCGTGGGACGCCGCCTGCGACGGCTGGCCGCAGCAGAGCCGGGCCCACTACTTCTTCGGTCCCGGCCGGGACGACGACTCCATCGGCGCGGACCTGCGCACCACGGAGGCGGCCGGCTCGGACGAGGGCCATCTGGCGCGCTACCCGTTCGCCACCTGCGAGCTGGGCGGCGGGATGTACATCTCCTACCACCGCCGCCCGATCGTCAAGGCCCCCGACGTCGCCGCGCTGGCGCTGGTGAAGCTGGGCAGCGGGTCGGTGTGGCAGGGCTACTACATGTACCACGGGGCGTCGCAGAAGATCGGCGAGCTGTCCACGCTGCAGGAGTCGCACGCCACCGGCTATCCCAACGACTGCCCGGTGATCAACTACGACTTCCAGGCGCCGCTCGGCGAGTACGGCCAGTTCCGCGACTCCTACCGCCATCTGCGGCTGCAGCATCTGTGGCTGGCGAGCGACGGACCGGACCTGGCGACGATGACGCTGGTGATGCCGCCGGACGCCCCCGGCGACACGGCCGACCGGGAGACGCTGCGCTGGTGCGTACGCTCCGACGGTCGTTCGGGGTTCTTGTTCGTCAACAACCACCAGCCGGTCGAGACCCTGCCCGCACACGAGAACGTGCGGTTCGCGGTCGAGCTGGACGGTCGCGAGATCGTCGTGCCGCGCGAGCCGGTGACGGTGCCGTCCGGGGCGTACTTCGCCTGGCCGCTGGCCCGCCCGGTCGGCGGCGGCGTGCTGCTGAGCGCCACCGCCCAGCCCATGGGGGTTCTCGACGCCGACGAGCCGGTCCACGTCTTCTGCCAGACCGCCGGCATCCCGGTGGAGCTCGTCTTCGACGCCGCGACCGTCACCGAGGTCGAGGGCCCCGCGACGGTGGAGCACCACGGCGACCGCATCCTGGTCACTGATCTCGCGCCGGGTCTCGAATGCCTGCTGCGGATACGCGACGCCTCCGGTGCCCGCGCGGCCGTCCTGGTCTTGGACGCCGCCCGCGCCCTGACCGCGACCGCGGGACGGCTGTGGGGGGCCCACCGGCTGGTGCTGAGCGAGCGGCCCGCGGTGATCGAGGAGGACCGCCTGGTGGTCTACGGCCAAGGCCTCTCCGACGTGCGGATCTTCCCCCCTCCGGCCTCCGCGGCGCGGACCGACGGCGTGTTCGGCCTGCTGCCGGCCCCCACCCCCGCCGGTCACGTGCCCGAGGTGAAGGTGGAGCAGGTCAGGCAGGCGGGCCCGGCGCGGCGGCCGGTGATCGATCCCGCGTCCGGGCGGGCCTCCGCGCCCACCGACGCCGACTTCGATCAGGCCGCCGTGTACCGCGTCACCGTCCCCGAGGAGGCGTTCACCGGCGAGGAGGAGGTGCTGCTGCGGGTGGACTGGACCGGCGATGCGGGCCGCGCCTACGTCGGCGGCCGCCTGGTGGCCGACCAGTTCTGGTACGGCCCGGCCTGGGAGATCGGACTGCGCCGCTTCCGCGAGGAGGTCCTGCGGCACGGCATCGAGCTGAGGCTGCTGCCGCTGAGCGAGGACGCCCCCGTGTTCATCTCCCCCGAGGCGCGGCCCGCCGCCTATCCCGGCGGCTCGGTCCTGGAACTGCGTTCGATCTCCCTCGTCCCGGTGCCCCGCACCGTGATCGTCGAGGACGGGCGATGA
- a CDS encoding FadR/GntR family transcriptional regulator, which produces MTEHGRAGAHDRVVSSLGMAIVNGDIPPDADLDVVALQERFSVSRTAVREALRVLAAKGLVGARPRRGTFVAPREHWALLDADVLRWRFADRVDERFLDELGEVRLTVEPAVARMAALRRTDRDLADLEDALAAMRTAVGRPAVDHVEADLAFHHALLRAAHNELMTQMATVIEAGLRLRDQFVHATLTSESTDKHAEVLLAVRRQRPKAAETAMRALIERSIADVELAKEVHGEQAGR; this is translated from the coding sequence ATGACGGAGCACGGGAGAGCCGGTGCGCACGACCGGGTGGTCAGCAGCCTGGGCATGGCCATCGTCAACGGTGACATCCCACCCGACGCCGACCTCGACGTGGTCGCGCTGCAGGAGCGTTTCTCCGTGAGCAGGACCGCCGTGCGTGAGGCGTTGCGCGTGCTGGCCGCCAAGGGCCTGGTGGGAGCCCGGCCCAGGCGGGGCACCTTCGTGGCGCCGCGTGAGCACTGGGCGCTCCTGGATGCCGACGTGCTGCGCTGGCGCTTCGCCGACCGGGTGGACGAGCGGTTCCTGGACGAGCTGGGCGAGGTACGGCTGACCGTCGAGCCGGCGGTGGCGCGCATGGCGGCGCTGCGCCGCACCGATCGCGACCTGGCCGATCTGGAAGACGCCCTGGCCGCCATGCGGACGGCGGTGGGCAGGCCGGCCGTCGATCACGTGGAGGCCGACCTGGCCTTCCACCACGCCCTGCTGCGTGCCGCGCACAACGAGCTGATGACGCAGATGGCCACCGTGATCGAGGCCGGGCTGCGGTTGCGCGACCAGTTCGTGCACGCGACGCTCACCAGCGAATCCACCGACAAGCACGCCGAGGTGCTGCTCGCCGTGCGCAGGCAGCGGCCGAAGGCGGCCGAGACCGCGATGCGGGCGCTCATCGAGCGCTCCATCGCAGACGTCGAGCTGGCCAAGGAGGTGCACGGCGAGCAGGCAGGACGCTGA
- a CDS encoding bifunctional 4-hydroxy-2-oxoglutarate aldolase/2-dehydro-3-deoxy-phosphogluconate aldolase: MTTLDEALAALPVIAIIRAADPRRLDAALQTLAEAGVRAMEVTMTTPGAAEAIRWAADGGLRGVAIGAGTVLDAATARRAVAAGAGYLITPAVLPEVIEEGRRLGVPVLPGAFTPTEIVQAWRQGAAMVKVFPASAAGGPGYIKDVRAPLPQIPLVPTGGIRIEDVPGYLRAGARAVGIGSPLLGDACTGGYMAALAARAARLVEILGRKDSDG; this comes from the coding sequence ATGACGACACTGGACGAGGCGCTGGCCGCCCTGCCCGTCATCGCCATCATCAGAGCCGCCGACCCCCGCCGCCTCGACGCCGCGCTGCAGACCCTCGCCGAGGCCGGCGTCCGCGCGATGGAGGTCACCATGACGACTCCCGGTGCGGCCGAGGCCATCCGCTGGGCGGCCGATGGCGGGCTGCGGGGAGTGGCGATCGGAGCGGGCACCGTGCTCGACGCGGCCACGGCGCGCCGGGCCGTGGCCGCCGGTGCCGGTTACCTGATCACGCCGGCCGTGCTGCCCGAGGTGATCGAGGAGGGGCGGCGGCTGGGCGTCCCCGTGCTGCCGGGGGCGTTCACCCCGACGGAGATCGTGCAGGCGTGGCGGCAGGGGGCCGCCATGGTCAAGGTCTTCCCCGCGAGTGCGGCGGGCGGCCCCGGCTACATCAAGGACGTGCGCGCCCCCTTGCCGCAGATCCCGCTGGTGCCGACCGGCGGCATCCGCATCGAGGACGTCCCCGGCTACCTGCGGGCCGGGGCGCGGGCCGTGGGCATCGGCTCGCCGCTGCTGGGCGACGCGTGCACCGGCGGCTACATGGCGGCGCTGGCCGCCCGCGCCGCGCGGCTGGTCGAGATCCTCGGGCGAAAGGACTCCGATGGGTGA
- a CDS encoding sugar kinase, translating into MGELVTLGEVMAVTRVSGIGIPSPGAPATLSYAGAEATVAIGMSRLGHRATWLGRLGRDAAADMILTSMRGEGVDVSHTVRDDDRPTGQMTRYRRTADRVVVVYHRRDGAGVRLSPGDVAAEAIASADVLHLTGITPALGPGPAAAVERALEVAEQAGVPVSFDVNYRASLWPPEQAGEVLRRLAGRAEVVFAGLEEARLVVNGAPAARADGDDPVALARPLLDLGPREVVIKLGREGAYATDGNTALRMPARKVSEVDPVGAGDAFVAGYLSGRLDGLDPAGRLERAVTCGAFAVSTWGDWEGLPRRRELDLLAAGDDVTR; encoded by the coding sequence ATGGGTGAGCTGGTCACCTTGGGTGAGGTCATGGCGGTGACGCGGGTGTCCGGCATCGGCATCCCGTCACCCGGTGCGCCGGCCACGCTGTCGTACGCCGGCGCGGAGGCGACCGTCGCGATCGGGATGTCCAGGCTGGGGCACCGCGCCACCTGGCTGGGGCGGCTCGGCCGGGACGCGGCGGCGGACATGATCCTGACCTCGATGCGGGGCGAGGGGGTCGACGTCTCCCACACGGTGCGCGACGACGACCGGCCCACCGGGCAGATGACGCGTTACCGGCGGACCGCCGATCGGGTGGTGGTCGTATACCACCGCAGGGACGGGGCCGGGGTGCGGCTCTCGCCCGGCGACGTCGCCGCCGAGGCGATCGCCTCGGCGGACGTGCTGCATCTGACGGGGATCACGCCGGCGCTCGGCCCCGGACCCGCGGCCGCGGTGGAGCGGGCGCTGGAGGTCGCCGAGCAGGCGGGCGTGCCGGTCAGTTTCGACGTCAACTACCGCGCCTCGCTGTGGCCGCCGGAGCAGGCCGGTGAGGTGCTGCGGCGGCTCGCCGGCCGGGCCGAGGTGGTGTTCGCCGGACTGGAGGAGGCCCGGCTCGTCGTGAACGGAGCACCGGCGGCGCGGGCGGACGGGGACGACCCGGTCGCGCTGGCCCGGCCGCTGCTGGATCTGGGACCGCGCGAGGTCGTGATCAAGCTGGGGCGCGAGGGCGCGTACGCCACCGACGGGAACACGGCGCTGCGGATGCCCGCCCGCAAGGTCAGCGAGGTGGACCCGGTCGGGGCGGGGGACGCCTTCGTCGCGGGCTACCTGTCCGGGCGGCTGGACGGGCTGGATCCGGCCGGCCGCCTGGAGCGCGCCGTGACGTGCGGGGCGTTCGCCGTGTCCACGTGGGGCGACTGGGAGGGACTGCCGCGGCGGCGCGAGCTGGACCTGCTGGCGGCGGGGGACGACGTGACCCGCTGA
- a CDS encoding cellulase-like family protein, whose translation MSTLTVTLWDFSWYTRTGPGEPFEDLDRAFTEAVARGYNTVRVCAMPYLLFGSGLDTSALTFAPFGRGYGLGTRWYDVRESATLDGRAHLLALFRAARRHGCRVIVSSWEYQQSSSFLADPAWYEALRAVPAERRANALAEALADLVDFVAGHGLAEQIAFVELHNEVQATRLTEALAPGESPVLGLRPYLEKAVDVFKARHPDIPMTVNYAQVPHAEMRGIPANIDVAVFHPYVYGVLDELIDTFALRDTTVPFPQERARRELLRPDAPDLEDWHPEQRWRSEATVVSAREVYLHDWCDPARFDRWLYDRYAAYRYGMAERLRLWIEVAADWSAARDLPLVFGEGWVGYTPLHGTFEEGPVGAGICLDAVRHARRVGAWGTVVCSNAAPHHPMWADVDLQVTANTLFTEQR comes from the coding sequence ATGTCCACGTTGACCGTCACGCTCTGGGACTTCAGCTGGTACACCAGGACCGGCCCCGGAGAACCGTTCGAAGACCTGGACCGCGCCTTCACCGAGGCGGTGGCGCGCGGGTACAACACCGTGCGCGTCTGCGCCATGCCGTACCTGCTGTTCGGATCCGGGCTGGACACCTCCGCGCTGACCTTCGCCCCCTTCGGCCGCGGTTACGGCCTGGGCACGCGCTGGTACGACGTCCGCGAGAGCGCGACGCTGGACGGCCGCGCACATCTGCTGGCGCTGTTCCGGGCCGCCCGGCGGCACGGCTGCCGGGTGATCGTCTCCTCCTGGGAGTACCAGCAGAGCTCCAGCTTCCTGGCCGACCCCGCCTGGTACGAGGCGTTGCGCGCGGTGCCGGCCGAGCGGCGCGCGAACGCGCTGGCCGAGGCCCTCGCCGACCTGGTCGACTTCGTGGCCGGGCACGGCCTGGCCGAGCAGATCGCGTTCGTCGAGCTGCACAACGAGGTCCAGGCCACCCGGCTCACCGAGGCGCTCGCGCCCGGCGAGTCCCCCGTGCTCGGCCTGCGGCCGTACCTGGAGAAGGCCGTCGACGTGTTCAAGGCCCGGCACCCGGACATCCCCATGACGGTGAACTACGCCCAGGTGCCGCACGCCGAGATGCGCGGCATCCCCGCCAACATCGACGTCGCCGTCTTCCACCCCTACGTCTACGGCGTCCTGGACGAACTCATCGACACCTTCGCGCTGCGCGACACCACCGTGCCGTTCCCGCAGGAACGCGCCCGGCGGGAACTGCTGCGCCCGGACGCCCCCGACCTGGAGGACTGGCACCCGGAGCAGCGGTGGCGCAGCGAGGCCACGGTGGTGTCGGCCCGCGAGGTGTATCTCCACGACTGGTGCGACCCGGCCCGGTTCGACCGCTGGCTGTACGACCGGTACGCCGCGTACCGCTACGGCATGGCCGAGAGGCTGCGCTTGTGGATCGAGGTGGCCGCCGACTGGTCCGCCGCCCGCGACCTGCCCCTGGTGTTCGGCGAGGGCTGGGTCGGCTACACCCCGCTGCACGGCACCTTCGAGGAAGGGCCGGTGGGAGCCGGGATCTGCCTGGACGCGGTGCGGCATGCCCGGCGGGTCGGCGCCTGGGGCACCGTGGTCTGCTCGAACGCGGCGCCGCACCATCCGATGTGGGCCGACGTCGACCTTCAGGTCACCGCCAAC